One genomic segment of Cellulophaga sp. HaHaR_3_176 includes these proteins:
- the scpA gene encoding methylmalonyl-CoA mutase codes for MNRKDLQHITLDSVASTNNDAITSASFETAEGIFIKPLYHKKDIEHTEHLDFAAGIPPYLRGPYATMYVQRPWTIRQYAGFSTAEESNAFYRRNLKGGQKGLSVAFDLPTHRGYDSDHERVVGDVGKAGVAIDSVEDMKILFDGIPLDKMSVSMTMNGAVLPILAFYIVAAQEQGVSLDQLSGTIQNDILKEFMVRNTYIYPPASSMNIIADIFEYTSKCMPKFNSISISGYHMQEAGATADIELAYTLADGLEYIRTGLKAGLKIDEFAPRLSFFWGIGMNHFMEIAKLRAARMLWAKLVKQFNPKTDKSLALRTHSQTSGWSLTEQDPFNNVARTTIEAMAAVLGGTQSLHTNALDEAIALPTDFSARIARNTQIFIQEETKVTKTVDPWAGSYYVESLTNDIVEKAWSLLEEVEELGGMTKAIEAGIPKMRIEEAAAKKQARIDSNRDKIIGVNSFTLEKEDPLHILEVDNQEVRRQQLERLSVVKKERNTIKVEAALQKLTAAAQLKKEFSQENIISERLISENNLLALAIEAAKERATLGEISDALEIAFNRHKAVIKSFTGVYSKEIQDNESFKKARELADIFAEQDGRRPRIMIAKMGQDGHDRGAKVVATSYADIGFDVDIGPLFQTPAEAAKQAVENDVHILGVSSLAAGHKTLVPQVLEELKNYGREDIMVVVGGVIPKQDYQYLFDAGAVAIFGPGTKISEAAIQILEILID; via the coding sequence ATGAATAGAAAAGACCTTCAACATATTACTTTAGATTCTGTTGCTTCTACTAATAATGACGCTATCACATCTGCTTCTTTTGAAACTGCAGAAGGTATTTTCATAAAACCTTTATATCATAAAAAAGATATTGAACATACAGAGCATTTAGATTTTGCCGCTGGCATTCCTCCTTACTTAAGAGGGCCATACGCGACAATGTACGTACAAAGGCCTTGGACTATACGACAATATGCTGGTTTTTCTACCGCAGAAGAGAGTAATGCTTTTTACAGGCGTAACTTAAAAGGTGGTCAAAAAGGACTTTCTGTTGCTTTTGATTTACCTACACACCGAGGGTATGATAGTGATCATGAACGCGTAGTAGGCGATGTTGGAAAAGCAGGTGTCGCAATTGACTCCGTCGAAGACATGAAAATTTTATTTGATGGCATTCCATTAGATAAAATGTCGGTTTCAATGACTATGAATGGTGCTGTTTTACCCATTTTAGCATTTTACATTGTTGCCGCCCAAGAGCAAGGTGTTTCATTAGATCAACTTTCTGGAACCATACAAAATGATATTCTAAAAGAGTTTATGGTTAGAAATACATACATCTACCCTCCTGCCTCCTCTATGAATATTATTGCTGATATTTTTGAGTATACAAGTAAATGTATGCCTAAATTTAATAGCATTAGTATTTCTGGCTATCACATGCAAGAAGCTGGCGCCACTGCTGATATAGAATTGGCATACACCTTAGCTGATGGTTTAGAATATATTAGAACAGGTTTAAAAGCCGGACTAAAAATAGATGAGTTTGCTCCTCGCCTTTCCTTTTTTTGGGGAATAGGAATGAATCATTTTATGGAAATTGCAAAACTTAGAGCTGCAAGAATGCTTTGGGCTAAATTGGTAAAACAATTCAATCCTAAAACAGATAAATCGCTTGCTTTAAGAACACATAGCCAAACAAGCGGTTGGAGTTTAACTGAACAAGACCCTTTTAATAATGTCGCCAGAACTACTATAGAAGCTATGGCTGCTGTATTGGGGGGAACTCAGAGTTTACATACCAATGCTTTAGACGAGGCTATTGCCTTACCAACAGATTTTTCTGCTCGTATTGCTAGAAACACACAAATATTTATTCAAGAAGAAACAAAAGTTACCAAAACTGTCGATCCTTGGGCTGGTAGTTATTATGTAGAATCGTTAACAAATGATATTGTTGAAAAAGCTTGGTCATTACTTGAAGAAGTTGAAGAGCTAGGTGGTATGACGAAAGCTATTGAAGCTGGTATTCCTAAAATGAGAATTGAAGAAGCTGCTGCAAAAAAACAAGCGCGTATTGATAGTAATAGAGATAAAATAATCGGAGTAAACAGTTTTACTTTAGAAAAAGAAGATCCTTTACATATTTTAGAAGTTGACAACCAAGAAGTTAGACGACAACAACTAGAGCGACTATCAGTCGTTAAAAAAGAAAGAAATACAATAAAAGTTGAAGCTGCTTTACAAAAATTAACAGCTGCTGCTCAATTAAAAAAAGAATTCTCTCAAGAAAACATAATATCAGAGCGTTTAATTAGTGAAAACAATTTATTAGCTTTAGCCATTGAAGCTGCAAAAGAAAGAGCTACATTAGGAGAAATTAGTGATGCTTTAGAAATTGCTTTTAATAGGCATAAAGCTGTAATAAAATCATTTACTGGCGTGTATTCAAAAGAAATACAAGATAACGAAAGCTTTAAAAAAGCGAGAGAGCTTGCCGATATATTTGCAGAACAAGACGGTCGTAGACCTCGTATTATGATTGCAAAAATGGGGCAAGATGGTCATGACCGTGGAGCTAAAGTAGTCGCTACTAGTTATGCCGATATTGGTTTTGATGTTGATATTGGTCCTCTATTTCAAACTCCTGCAGAAGCTGCTAAGCAAGCTGTTGAAAATGATGTTCATATTTTAGGTGTATCTTCATTGGCTGCTGGTCATAAAACCTTAGTGCCTCAAGTTTTAGAAGAATTAAAAAATTATGGCAGAGAAGATATTATGGTTGTGGTTGGTGGTGTTATACCTAAACAAGATTATCAATATTTATTTGATGCTGGTGCTGTAGCTATTTTTGGCCCTGGAACAAAAATAAGTGAAGCCGCTATTCAGATTTTAGAAATTTTAATAGATTAG
- a CDS encoding ParA family protein produces the protein MGKIIAIANQKGGVGKTTTTVNLAASLGVLEKKVLLIDADPQANATSGLGIDVDSIEIGTYQLLEHTKKAEETIIKTTSPNVDLIPSHIDLVAIEIELVDKEEREYMMKKSIMHLKEKYDYILIDCAPSLGLLTLNALTSADSVIIPIQCEYFALEGLGKLLNTIKSVQRIHNPDLDIEGMLLTMYDSRLRLSNQVVEEVRKHFSEMVFDTIIQRNVRLSEAPSYGESIIKYDASSKGASNYLSLAQEVLKKNKETV, from the coding sequence ATGGGCAAAATAATAGCCATAGCAAATCAAAAAGGCGGTGTTGGTAAAACCACAACTACTGTTAATCTAGCCGCATCCCTAGGCGTGCTAGAAAAAAAGGTTTTATTAATTGATGCTGACCCACAGGCAAACGCGACCTCAGGGCTTGGTATTGATGTAGATAGCATCGAAATTGGAACCTACCAACTTTTAGAGCATACAAAAAAAGCTGAGGAAACTATAATAAAAACAACATCCCCAAATGTTGATCTTATTCCTTCTCATATCGATCTTGTTGCTATTGAAATTGAATTGGTAGATAAAGAAGAAAGAGAATACATGATGAAAAAAAGCATCATGCATCTAAAAGAAAAATATGACTATATATTAATAGACTGTGCACCATCATTAGGCTTATTAACGCTTAATGCATTAACATCTGCAGATTCTGTTATTATACCTATACAATGTGAGTACTTTGCATTAGAAGGGCTTGGAAAATTATTAAATACCATTAAAAGTGTACAACGCATTCATAATCCTGATTTGGATATTGAAGGTATGCTTTTAACAATGTATGATTCTAGATTAAGACTTTCAAACCAAGTGGTTGAAGAAGTTCGCAAGCATTTTAGCGAAATGGTTTTTGATACTATTATTCAAAGAAATGTTAGGCTAAGTGAAGCACCTAGTTATGGCGAAAGTATTATAAAATATGATGCTAGTAGTAAAGGAGCTTCAAACTACCTAAGTCTTGCACAAGAAGTATTGAAGAAAAATAAGGAGACAGTATAA
- a CDS encoding ParB/RepB/Spo0J family partition protein: MAKATQKQVLGRGLSALLKDPNNDIKSATDKNADKVVGNIVELDLVAIEMNPFQPRSNFNDDALNELASSIRELGVIQPITVRKLDFNKYQLVSGERRFRASKLVGLETIPAYIRIANDQESLEMALVENIQRQDLDPIEIALSYQRLIDEIQLTQEKMSERVGKKRSTITNYLRLLRLDPIVQTGIRDGFLTMGHGRALVNIDEKDDQLSLYEKIITENLSVRDTEKAVKEYQNPTTKTKPSKASYNPKFVESSLNDFKNYLAVKVEAKASDKGKGKLVIPFNSKEEFERIKKLILGE, encoded by the coding sequence ATGGCGAAAGCAACACAAAAACAAGTGTTAGGAAGGGGTTTATCTGCTTTACTTAAAGACCCTAATAACGATATAAAATCAGCAACTGATAAAAATGCTGATAAAGTGGTTGGTAATATTGTAGAATTAGACTTAGTGGCTATTGAAATGAACCCATTTCAACCACGTTCTAATTTTAACGATGATGCTTTAAATGAACTAGCTTCATCTATTAGAGAACTTGGTGTTATACAACCTATTACAGTTCGTAAATTAGATTTCAACAAATATCAATTAGTATCTGGTGAGCGTAGATTTAGAGCTTCTAAATTAGTTGGCCTAGAAACTATACCTGCATATATTAGAATTGCAAACGATCAAGAATCGCTAGAAATGGCTTTGGTTGAAAATATCCAAAGACAAGATTTAGATCCGATTGAAATTGCATTATCATACCAAAGATTAATTGATGAAATTCAGTTAACACAAGAAAAAATGAGTGAACGTGTTGGTAAAAAACGTTCAACCATTACGAACTATTTACGTTTGTTGCGCTTAGATCCTATTGTACAAACAGGCATTAGAGATGGTTTTTTAACTATGGGTCATGGTAGAGCTTTAGTTAATATTGACGAAAAAGACGATCAGCTTTCTTTATATGAAAAAATAATAACTGAAAACTTATCTGTTCGTGATACAGAAAAGGCAGTAAAAGAATATCAGAACCCTACAACCAAAACAAAACCAAGTAAGGCTAGCTATAATCCTAAATTTGTTGAAAGTAGTTTAAATGATTTTAAAAATTATTTAGCTGTAAAAGTAGAAGCTAAAGCTTCTGACAAAGGCAAAGGAAAATTAGTGATTCCTTTCAATTCAAAAGAAGAGTTCGAGCGAATAAAAAAATTAATTCTTGGTGAATAA
- a CDS encoding DUF5683 domain-containing protein yields the protein MNKNILLIFLLSLTSIVFAQKEKKPDIKKDQQKDSIQNNLKEQGIIVQDSVFFKKKAINPLAPAKAAFYSAIIPGLGQAYNKRYWKVPIVYAAIGSAIYGYDFNNTRYKRFRTAFKRRQAGFTDDEFYDLAPFSDTPLTSPEFSTDALQSAQEKYQTDRDLMLLVSIGLYVLNIIDANVDAHLKQYNIDDDLSIDFEPYLDYNEVTASPNYGMALIIKF from the coding sequence GTGAATAAAAATATCTTATTAATATTTCTATTGAGCTTAACTTCTATTGTTTTTGCTCAAAAAGAAAAAAAACCTGATATAAAAAAAGATCAGCAGAAAGACTCTATTCAAAATAATTTGAAAGAGCAAGGGATTATAGTTCAAGATTCTGTTTTCTTTAAAAAGAAAGCAATAAATCCTTTAGCTCCTGCTAAAGCTGCCTTTTACTCTGCTATTATACCAGGATTAGGTCAAGCTTATAACAAAAGATATTGGAAGGTTCCAATCGTTTATGCAGCAATAGGTAGCGCAATTTATGGTTATGACTTTAATAACACGCGTTATAAAAGATTTAGAACCGCATTTAAAAGAAGACAAGCTGGTTTTACTGATGATGAATTTTATGACTTAGCTCCATTTAGCGACACTCCATTAACTTCTCCTGAGTTTTCGACAGATGCATTACAAAGCGCTCAAGAAAAGTACCAAACAGATAGAGATTTAATGTTATTAGTTTCTATTGGTTTATATGTATTAAATATTATTGATGCCAATGTTGATGCTCATCTTAAACAATATAATATTGATGACGATTTGAGTATCGATTTTGAACCCTATTTAGATTATAACGAAGTTACAGCCAGTCCTAATTACGGAATGGCATTAATTATAAAATTTTAA
- the dapB gene encoding 4-hydroxy-tetrahydrodipicolinate reductase, giving the protein MKIALFGYGKMGKMIEELATKKNHTIIAKINADQTDIDFSNIDVAIDFSQPSAAFNNIKLCLENNTPIISGTTGWLDKYDDAVALCNENNGGFIYASNFSLGVNLFFELNEYLAKMMTNLRDYNVSMEEIHHTQKLDAPSGTAITLAEGVIKNTSYTGWSLENPKEHEIKINAVREGQVPGTHIVDYKSDVDSIEIKHTADNREGFALGAIAAAEWLIGKHGVFNMKDVLHLR; this is encoded by the coding sequence ATGAAGATTGCATTATTTGGCTATGGCAAAATGGGTAAAATGATTGAAGAGTTAGCTACAAAAAAAAATCATACCATTATTGCTAAAATAAATGCCGATCAAACTGACATAGATTTTTCCAATATTGATGTTGCTATAGATTTCAGTCAGCCTTCTGCTGCCTTCAACAATATTAAATTATGTTTAGAAAACAACACTCCTATTATTTCAGGAACTACAGGTTGGTTAGATAAATATGACGATGCTGTTGCGCTTTGTAATGAGAATAATGGTGGTTTTATTTACGCTTCGAATTTTAGCTTAGGCGTTAATTTATTTTTTGAACTGAATGAATATTTAGCTAAAATGATGACAAACCTTAGAGATTATAACGTTTCTATGGAAGAAATACATCATACACAAAAACTAGATGCACCAAGTGGTACTGCAATTACTTTAGCTGAAGGTGTTATAAAAAACACATCATACACTGGCTGGAGTTTAGAAAACCCTAAAGAACACGAAATAAAAATCAACGCAGTTAGAGAAGGTCAAGTACCAGGCACACATATTGTAGATTATAAAAGTGATGTAGACAGTATAGAAATTAAACATACCGCAGATAATAGAGAGGGATTTGCTTTAGGGGCTATTGCTGCTGCCGAATGGTTAATTGGTAAACATGGTGTTTTTAACATGAAAGATGTTTTACACTTACGTTAA
- the lepB gene encoding signal peptidase I, translated as MNISQWLVFILIIQVIHFVGTWKLYVKAGRKAWEAAIPVYNAIVLMQIINRPKWWTILLFIPIINLLMFPVVWVETIRSFGKNTTLDSWLVILTFGFYIYYVNYALDVKYIEDRSLQPKTTVGEWISSIVFAVVAASIVHTYFVQPYVIPTSSLEKTLLVGDFLFVSKFHYGARVPMTVVAAPMVHDSLPIIKTKSYIADVNPETYKTSWKNKLRLPYLRFPGFKKVKKNDIVVFSWPADTVYQFYKKDNGVIKPIDKKSNYVKRCVGTPGDSLSVINGDVYINGKELILSDRAKPQFMHVVTADKDIDNPIIKLLGRDNYSAGVIRIPKEALLQDKADEVLKTRTSLEKIKEDEKYNYYTGGITSQAGNFLKAENVRNMAVFNMSIQEAKEFVGKSGILEIDRFSYNTPGSDVFPQNKNLTGTSDNFGPIYLPQAGETINLTLETLPYYKKIIRDYEDHTLDVSGNQIIIDGQVTSTYTFRQGYYWMMGDNRHRSEDSRVWGYVPEDHIVGTPIFIWFSVDNFTQGIGNWKVRWDRVFTTVNGEGEPTSFFKYFLILLAGYFAFDYFRKKKKAKNN; from the coding sequence ATGAACATATCACAGTGGTTAGTTTTTATCTTAATCATTCAAGTTATACATTTTGTAGGTACTTGGAAATTATACGTTAAAGCAGGAAGAAAAGCGTGGGAAGCGGCAATACCTGTTTATAATGCTATTGTTTTAATGCAAATTATTAACCGCCCAAAATGGTGGACAATTTTACTTTTTATTCCTATTATCAATCTCTTAATGTTTCCTGTTGTTTGGGTAGAAACAATTAGAAGTTTTGGAAAAAATACAACATTAGATTCGTGGCTTGTAATACTAACTTTTGGTTTTTACATCTACTATGTCAATTATGCTCTAGATGTAAAATACATAGAAGATCGCAGTTTACAGCCTAAAACTACGGTTGGAGAATGGATAAGCTCTATCGTATTTGCTGTGGTTGCAGCAAGTATCGTACACACCTATTTCGTACAACCATATGTTATACCTACAAGCTCGTTAGAGAAAACATTACTAGTAGGCGATTTCTTGTTCGTTAGTAAGTTTCATTATGGCGCTAGAGTACCGATGACAGTTGTTGCAGCACCAATGGTACATGATTCTTTACCAATCATTAAAACAAAATCATACATCGCAGATGTTAACCCTGAAACTTACAAAACATCTTGGAAAAACAAACTACGCCTTCCATATTTAAGATTCCCTGGTTTTAAAAAAGTAAAGAAAAATGATATTGTCGTTTTCAGCTGGCCAGCAGATACTGTTTATCAGTTTTATAAGAAAGATAATGGAGTTATTAAACCTATCGATAAAAAATCAAACTACGTAAAACGTTGTGTAGGTACACCTGGTGATTCACTTTCTGTTATAAATGGTGATGTTTATATTAATGGGAAAGAGCTTATCTTATCAGATCGTGCAAAACCACAGTTTATGCATGTTGTTACTGCTGATAAAGATATAGACAACCCAATTATCAAACTTCTTGGTCGTGATAACTATTCAGCAGGTGTTATAAGAATACCTAAAGAAGCATTATTACAAGATAAAGCTGATGAAGTACTGAAGACAAGGACATCTCTTGAAAAAATTAAAGAAGATGAGAAATACAATTATTACACAGGTGGCATAACTAGTCAAGCAGGAAACTTTTTAAAAGCTGAAAATGTTAGAAACATGGCCGTTTTTAATATGAGCATACAAGAAGCTAAAGAATTTGTTGGTAAATCTGGTATTTTAGAAATCGATAGGTTTAGTTATAATACACCAGGATCTGATGTTTTTCCTCAAAACAAAAACCTTACCGGTACGTCTGATAATTTTGGACCTATTTATTTACCACAAGCAGGCGAAACCATTAATTTAACTCTAGAAACATTACCATATTATAAAAAAATAATTAGAGATTACGAGGATCATACTTTAGATGTTTCTGGCAATCAAATTATAATTGATGGTCAGGTTACAAGCACATATACATTTAGACAAGGATATTATTGGATGATGGGTGACAATAGACACCGTTCAGAAGATAGTCGTGTTTGGGGTTATGTTCCTGAAGATCATATTGTAGGTACACCAATTTTCATCTGGTTTAGTGTAGATAATTTCACGCAAGGCATTGGCAATTGGAAAGTTCGTTGGGACAGAGTATTTACAACTGTTAATGGAGAAGGCGAACCGACATCATTCTTTAAATATTTTTTAATACTATTAGCTGGGTATTTTGCTTTTGATTATTTCAGAAAAAAGAAAAAAGCTAAAAACAACTAA
- a CDS encoding WbqC family protein, giving the protein MSVIMHPGYFLNLTNFAVIAQKEIIWEVSGNYQKQSYRNRCDIANDRGLHTLSIPVKHNGKSKDSNAYADVKIDNKYAWQRQHWRTLQTAYRTSPFFEFYEDEISVLYTQEYDNLLDFNLKTIEVICDCLQMEMPTGKTTIYHKSLKKEIEARHLISAKNKVNVTFESYVQVFGERNGFIENLSILDLLFNEGTNALTYLESIATDFIDA; this is encoded by the coding sequence ATGAGTGTTATAATGCATCCTGGGTATTTTTTAAACCTAACAAATTTTGCTGTAATAGCTCAAAAAGAAATTATTTGGGAAGTTTCTGGCAATTACCAAAAACAGAGTTATAGAAACCGATGTGATATTGCTAATGACAGAGGTCTACACACCTTAAGTATACCCGTTAAACACAACGGCAAAAGCAAAGATAGTAATGCATATGCTGATGTTAAAATAGACAACAAGTATGCTTGGCAACGCCAACATTGGAGAACTTTACAAACAGCATACCGAACATCTCCTTTTTTTGAGTTTTATGAAGATGAAATTTCTGTTTTATATACGCAAGAGTATGACAACCTATTAGATTTCAATTTAAAAACTATTGAAGTTATTTGTGACTGTTTACAAATGGAAATGCCAACAGGCAAAACAACCATATATCACAAGTCATTAAAAAAAGAAATAGAAGCGCGTCATTTAATAAGTGCTAAAAATAAAGTTAATGTAACTTTTGAGTCCTATGTTCAAGTATTTGGTGAAAGAAATGGGTTTATAGAAAACTTAAGTATTTTAGACTTGCTTTTTAACGAAGGTACAAATGCTTTAACTTATTTAGAAAGTATTGCAACAGATTTTATAGATGCTTAG
- a CDS encoding DUF6122 family protein, with protein MLRFTIHYGIHFLVPFLIGYFFYTDNRQKAILILLAGILIDVDHLFTSPIFVSNRCSINFHFFHQYWAIALYFCLLFFKKTRIFGIALLLHIIADYTDCYLMSFES; from the coding sequence ATGCTTAGGTTCACAATTCATTATGGTATTCATTTTCTAGTTCCCTTTTTAATAGGTTACTTTTTTTATACTGATAATAGACAAAAAGCTATTCTAATTTTATTGGCAGGTATATTAATAGATGTCGACCATTTATTTACTTCACCTATTTTCGTTTCTAATAGATGTAGTATTAACTTCCATTTTTTTCATCAATATTGGGCTATAGCGCTATATTTTTGCTTATTATTCTTTAAGAAAACAAGAATATTTGGCATTGCACTACTCTTACATATAATTGCAGATTATACAGACTGTTACCTAATGAGTTTTGAGTCGTAG